TTCAAACAAAGAAACTTCCTCAACAGATTCATGTCCAGTTCTGTACAATTCACACAGTGAAATGCACGTTTGGTGGTGTTCTGGAGTACTGAAAATTACTCCAGTGGTTCAGTTACTTTGTTTAGACGAATAAAACAGTCTGTTTTAATGAAATTGCAGTGTTCAGTCTGCTCCAGCAGGTGAGGCTGACAGTCTAAATTTGACTTAATCTTCTTTTATATAGAGAGTAGAGAAAGGAGAAAgtcccttcaaaataaaacacatgccAGATTTGTTtatatgaaaacacaaattaaataaaaagcaatACAGTATAAAATAGTTGTCAGTCAATTACTCAAAAGATAAAAAAGGTATTTTCTTCAAAATATGAATCAACAATTGAACCGGGTAATACGCACACATTAttaacttatttatttaatgtttatcaCAAATCTGCTGTTCTTTGAACTAGGCTGTCTTTTTCTACTGTAAACCAAAAGGCTGATAAACACAAATAATTCTGCTTTGGTAAAAATCAGTATATGTATTCCTTATTTGTTATCTGCTACGTACCTGATAACCTGAAACTGTGGGAAAACAACAGTGTGGTTTCTTAACAACAGGCAGAGCAACTCATCAACTAcagttcatttaaaatgcaAGAATAACTAATATTTAACAATAAGCATGTGGTCAAGCCTTTGTTTTTACCTTGGATGGTTACAGAGCAactgaatttatttatgttatacagaatgatttaaaaaagtgaaatattgattttctgCATTTGGAATTGTGCAACAGCAGAAGTCAGGTATAAAGGTCGTGTAAGCAATACCTTTGTGCTCGTCCAGTCAGGCTGGGGTCTCCCGGATCATTCAGCTGGTCAGAGGATCGTTGCTGTCTTTGGTGCTAGTCTTCTTTTCTCCATGGCTTCTGCTGAAACAGACTCCAaatctcttttctctctggAGTCCTACCATGTCTCAGAGGAACATGGCTTCATTCTTCCAGAACCTTTGGTATGTTGGAAAACTCTTCTGaagtcctgtgtgtgtgtgtgtgtgtgtgtgtgtgtgtgtgtgtgtgtgtgtgtgtgtgtgtgtgtgtgtgtgtgtgtgtgtgtgtgtgtgtgtgcttgtttcaaATTTACAGTATATCTAACTTCACAGGCAGTCAAATCCAAACCTTTAATGAGCATATCCCAATCACAACGATTCTTATAAGAGCAGAAACACAAGTTGTTAGCAGTTAATATTGACTAAGACCAACTGAGAGGCCATTTTGCATGTGGTATATTAACATAAAGCACAAAACTAAAATGTGTTTAACTTTTTCATGACTTTGTGtcattgagattaaaaacatctctttttcaagagagacctggccaggagagcagcagaaatgacaACAAATATATCAAGTAACAAATTAATACAACTGAcaactacacaaatacaaacacaacttATGACCTATAATGATACCAAATACTTTTAAACTGCGACCATTTTAATTTCAGCCCCTTGAGCAGTTTTGATTTTAGGAAGTTTCGTTTCTTTGCCATTTGAGAACAACATGAACTTGGATTTTTCTGCGTTCAACACCAGTTGTGTAAAATGAGAGTGAACAACATCAACAGTAACATTAGCATCTTCTTATGATGCACATTTAAAGGAAGAGCTTCCACCTTACTACAAGCCATGGATGGATATTGCCCTGAGAGTCCCAGAGCTTGTGCACTCCCATGAGTTGCGCTCCCATGTTAACAAGGTAATGATAAAGACAAGCACTGTTCACTGTGACTGTAGAACCATTGTTCAGAATAGTTATTTCTGACCAGATGCCACTGCTGAGCAGCACgttcctgcagaaacacagagagtTACGGCTGGCCCACCTGGCCCTCAGCATGATGACTATGGGCTACATCTGgcaagagggagagaaaaatgcAGCTGAGGTAACTATGTCTCTaagttttgtcattttgacactttcctcctcttttctgaCCGCTACCAGTTACCTTACAAGATTTGATTTTTAtggctgatttttttcccccttaatatTCGCCTAAGATATTACCGCAAAACCTGGCTGTTCCATACTGGGAAGTGTCACAGCGCTTAGGGCTTCCCCCAATTATCACACATGCAGATGCAGTATTGGCTAACTGGAAGAAGAAAGATCCTGATGGGTAAGGCCACTAATCTCCTGCAAGCAGTTTGATTACATCCAACACATGCGTATAAAGCTGTTCTGTTTTTCATGTCCATCTGTATACCTCCTGTGCCAGGCCTTTCAACATGCAGTGAGTATAGTTTTCAAAATTCTGTTTCTCTACACAGTATAATATGTACTATTATATACTGTAACATGTACAAAGTTTAATGGCGTACATTTGCCACACAGGAACTTGGAGTTGCTGGTCAGACTCCCAGGTGGAGAAAGTGTCCGAGGTTTCTTCTTGGTCACTCTGCTGGTTGAGCTGGCAGGAGTTCCTGCAGTGAGGGTGAAGATGcattaaaaatctaaaacttTGTAAAATGTGCACTTTGTGAAATACACACCGATGATTCATTTTATTTGAGTTGTTGACTGATGACTATAAGGTCATCCTTAAAGCAAGGAAATTTCAGACAGAGCCATTGCTTTTGCAGAGTATTCCCACGGTGATCAATGGTGTGAGGTGCAGTGACACTGAGGCTGTGGCCAGAGGCCTGGAGATCATCAGCAAGTCTATTGAGGACATGACCGATGCACTCAGATTAATGCAAG
This sequence is a window from Archocentrus centrarchus isolate MPI-CPG fArcCen1 chromosome 9, fArcCen1, whole genome shotgun sequence. Protein-coding genes within it:
- the ido1 gene encoding indoleamine 2,3-dioxygenase 1 yields the protein MASAETDSKSLFSLESYHVSEEHGFILPEPLEELPPYYKPWMDIALRVPELVHSHELRSHVNKMPLLSSTFLQKHRELRLAHLALSMMTMGYIWQEGEKNAAEILPQNLAVPYWEVSQRLGLPPIITHADAVLANWKKKDPDGPFNMQNLELLVRLPGGESVRGFFLVTLLVELAGVPAVRSIPTVINGVRCSDTEAVARGLEIISKSIEDMTDALRLMQVYVDPSVFYGIMRIYLSGWKDNPCMPKGLIYEGVQTEPMEYSGGSAAQSSLLHCFDELLGVKHEPKSASFLIRMRDYMPPLHKKLIQDISLQPSLRNFVQKQDCKDLNKAFDLCVTKLLALRSYHINVVSRFITVPAARARQLREQNHDSDGEIISRAPTALEERGTGGSGIMSFLKTVRDQTKDTLLPEASKEVKHHS